A region from the Acidobacteriota bacterium genome encodes:
- a CDS encoding cytochrome D1 domain-containing protein has product MNIRAGQPIVCLLTWWVLLTVLGLHALAQQAPERQGSEAAEESEPVPGAPVYRGGFESEGIAVDFTMRNLVASKAAQGVFQEGDPVEVSFQIRDTATSTPLSSVYPAAWMDRRAAGETVDDEACRTKIEAFISGSLLTPPELDMNVYHVLAMNNDGTISVVDPLFGFGTTKLLSMIFLPGPAKDWALTEDQTRLFVSVPNTSQVALASTANWKVERLIDVGSQPGRIVLQPDERYLWVGYSSGRKGGINIIDTETLEVVADIPAGVGAKQIVFDRDSRHAFITARDEGLLTVIDVRQLKKATDLELGGKAVSMAYSPVAEALFVSLTDRGQVVSVGARDFKIRARMQADPGLGQILAGPGGRLVFTVNPLANTLHVIDSASNRIVQTGDMLAGPEQLAVTDELLYVRHRDSELVFMIPLAELGREGELVPAIDFPGGQRPFGSLANPTPAPSIVQAPGASAVLVANPADKMIYFYMEGMAAPMGSFKNYGRSPRAVMVVDRSLQERRPGVYKTSAMLRRPGTYDVAFFLDSPRIFHCFQVKVDENPELDERRREERGVDIEPLLVAKAYRVGEEVDLRFRITDSITGQAREGLTDLQVLSFLAPGTWQNRVLAQEAGDGVYRARLTPPQAGAYYVFLSSPQLGLTYKESPFAIVSVVEEAVQAPPADLANR; this is encoded by the coding sequence ATGAATATACGAGCTGGTCAACCGATTGTCTGCTTACTGACCTGGTGGGTGCTGCTGACGGTTCTCGGCCTGCATGCCCTCGCTCAGCAGGCGCCTGAAAGGCAAGGCAGCGAAGCCGCTGAAGAGTCTGAGCCGGTTCCTGGAGCCCCCGTCTACCGGGGCGGATTCGAAAGCGAAGGCATCGCGGTCGACTTCACCATGCGCAATCTGGTGGCCTCAAAGGCCGCCCAAGGCGTGTTCCAGGAAGGCGATCCGGTGGAAGTCAGCTTCCAGATCCGCGACACCGCCACCTCAACGCCGCTCTCGTCCGTTTATCCAGCCGCCTGGATGGATCGGAGGGCCGCCGGGGAGACGGTCGATGACGAGGCCTGCCGCACCAAGATCGAAGCCTTCATCAGCGGCAGCCTGCTGACTCCTCCCGAATTGGACATGAACGTCTACCACGTGCTGGCCATGAACAACGACGGGACCATTTCAGTGGTGGATCCTCTCTTCGGATTCGGCACCACCAAGCTGTTGAGCATGATCTTCCTGCCGGGTCCGGCCAAGGACTGGGCCTTGACCGAAGATCAGACGCGTCTCTTCGTGTCCGTTCCCAACACCAGTCAGGTGGCGCTGGCCTCCACCGCCAATTGGAAGGTGGAGCGCCTGATCGACGTCGGCTCGCAGCCGGGGCGCATCGTCTTGCAGCCGGACGAGCGTTATCTATGGGTAGGCTACAGCAGCGGACGCAAGGGCGGCATCAACATCATCGACACCGAGACGCTCGAGGTGGTGGCCGACATCCCGGCGGGAGTCGGAGCCAAGCAGATCGTCTTCGACCGCGACAGCCGCCACGCCTTCATCACGGCTCGTGATGAGGGGCTGCTGACGGTGATCGACGTGCGCCAGTTGAAGAAGGCCACCGACCTGGAACTGGGCGGCAAGGCGGTTTCGATGGCCTATTCGCCGGTGGCCGAGGCGCTCTTCGTGAGCCTGACCGACCGCGGTCAGGTGGTTTCGGTGGGAGCCCGCGACTTCAAGATTCGGGCCCGCATGCAGGCTGATCCCGGTTTGGGGCAGATCCTGGCAGGACCCGGGGGACGGCTGGTCTTTACCGTCAATCCCTTGGCCAACACCTTGCATGTCATCGACAGCGCCTCCAACCGCATCGTGCAGACGGGGGACATGCTGGCCGGGCCGGAGCAGTTGGCGGTTACCGACGAGCTGCTTTACGTGCGTCACCGCGACAGCGAACTGGTCTTCATGATTCCGCTGGCCGAACTGGGACGGGAAGGCGAGTTGGTACCGGCCATTGACTTTCCTGGAGGGCAAAGGCCGTTCGGCAGCTTGGCCAATCCCACTCCCGCCCCCAGCATCGTGCAAGCGCCGGGCGCCTCGGCGGTGCTGGTGGCCAATCCCGCCGACAAGATGATCTACTTCTACATGGAGGGCATGGCTGCTCCCATGGGAAGTTTCAAGAACTACGGACGCAGCCCCCGCGCGGTCATGGTGGTCGACCGCAGCCTGCAGGAACGCCGTCCGGGAGTCTACAAGACTTCGGCCATGCTGCGCCGTCCGGGAACCTACGACGTGGCCTTCTTTCTCGATTCGCCCCGCATCTTCCACTGCTTCCAGGTCAAGGTGGATGAGAACCCCGAGCTTGATGAGCGGCGGCGCGAGGAGCGTGGTGTCGACATCGAGCCGCTGCTGGTGGCCAAGGCCTACCGGGTGGGCGAAGAAGTCGATCTGCGCTTCCGCATCACTGATTCGATTACCGGCCAAGCCAGAGAAGGCCTGACCGACCTGCAAGTGCTCAGCTTCCTGGCGCCCGGAACATGGCAGAACCGCGTTTTGGCCCAAGAAGCCGGTGACGGCGTTTACCGCGCCAGGCTGACGCCGCCCCAGGCCGGAGCCTACTACGTCTTTCTGTCCAGCCCGCAACTGGGCCTGACCTACAAGGAATCTCCTTTCGCCATCGTCTCGGTGGTGGAGGAAGCCGTCCAGGCCCCGCCGGCGGACCTGGCCAATCGATAG
- a CDS encoding hemolysin family protein, whose product MSSSSTWLQVDIAGALLLLGALFFVSLIVNAGWRLTRVALRTMSEKLESPPRLLAQIARDRGAFLVPLEVAGHALLVGLSLLTYIIFSQLGLAYPVWWALGSMVLVTGVFYQLLPKLMTQRNPEGVLLLTLKLLAPIYIPLRWLSAPLWLPLKRSKENQDRRPVPEEPEEETAEEAIQAYIGVGTEEGIIEKGDSELIQSALEFGNTLVHEIMTPRTEMVCVEESATVGQLREMFVSSKHSRLPVYREGMDQIVGLIYIRKFLAHWDTLKDDSPIAPIIDEAKFVPETKKVSDLLKELQQANGNMAIVINEYGAVTGLVTTEDLVEELVGEIHDEDEQRETDIELTENNDYLVRGGVEIEDLEDALNLDLGHLDVTTVSGLVVSQLGRVPQKGERVDINSTLEITVTDADPRRINWMRVRVVGGREENAGPAEPASA is encoded by the coding sequence TTGAGTAGCAGCAGCACTTGGCTTCAGGTGGATATCGCGGGCGCCCTGCTCTTGCTGGGCGCGCTCTTTTTCGTCTCGCTGATCGTCAACGCCGGATGGCGGCTGACCCGTGTCGCTTTGCGCACCATGAGCGAGAAGCTGGAATCTCCTCCCCGTTTGCTGGCACAAATCGCCCGGGACCGAGGCGCCTTCCTGGTGCCCCTGGAGGTGGCGGGCCACGCCCTGCTGGTGGGGCTGAGCCTTCTGACGTACATCATCTTCTCCCAACTGGGACTGGCCTACCCGGTCTGGTGGGCTCTGGGCAGCATGGTCCTGGTGACAGGGGTTTTCTACCAGCTTCTGCCCAAGCTGATGACTCAGCGCAATCCCGAGGGCGTACTGCTGCTCACCCTCAAGCTGCTGGCCCCCATCTATATTCCGCTGCGCTGGCTGAGCGCGCCGCTGTGGCTGCCGCTCAAGCGCAGCAAGGAGAACCAGGACCGGCGTCCAGTGCCCGAGGAGCCCGAAGAGGAAACCGCCGAAGAGGCCATTCAGGCCTACATCGGAGTGGGCACCGAAGAAGGCATCATCGAGAAGGGCGACAGCGAATTGATCCAGTCGGCGCTGGAGTTCGGCAACACCCTGGTTCACGAAATCATGACTCCCCGCACTGAAATGGTGTGCGTTGAAGAGTCGGCCACGGTGGGCCAGTTGCGTGAGATGTTCGTCTCCAGCAAGCACTCCCGGCTGCCCGTCTACCGCGAGGGGATGGATCAGATCGTAGGCCTCATCTACATCCGCAAGTTCTTGGCCCACTGGGACACCTTGAAGGACGATTCTCCCATCGCGCCCATCATCGACGAAGCCAAGTTCGTCCCCGAAACCAAGAAGGTCTCGGACCTGCTCAAGGAGCTGCAGCAGGCCAACGGCAACATGGCCATCGTCATCAACGAGTACGGCGCGGTGACCGGACTGGTGACCACCGAAGATCTGGTCGAGGAGTTGGTGGGAGAGATCCACGACGAGGACGAGCAACGCGAGACCGATATCGAACTGACCGAGAACAATGACTACCTGGTGCGGGGCGGAGTGGAGATCGAGGACCTGGAAGACGCCCTCAACCTCGACCTGGGACACCTCGACGTCACGACCGTCTCGGGCCTGGTGGTGAGCCAATTGGGCCGCGTGCCGCAAAAGGGCGAGCGGGTCGACATCAACTCCACTCTGGAAATCACCGTGACCGACGCCGACCCCCGCCGCATCAACTGGATGAGAGTCCGGGTCGTGGGGGGCCGCGAAGAGAACGCCGGACCGGCCGAACCGGCTTCTGCCTAG
- the fabD gene encoding ACP S-malonyltransferase: MLAFLFPGQGSQSPGMGRDVFQEDATARRTFQEADEALGMALSRLCFEGPEDQLRLTENAQPAILTVSVALLRMLHERGHRPDIVAGHSLGEYSALVAAGSLSFADAVGVVRRRGQFMQEAVPVGVGAMAAVLNLELEALREVCREAAQGQVVEPANLNTPDQIVIAGHSEAVDRACSLAAERGARRALKLPVSAPFHCRLMKPAQERLARVLQETPMDDLEIPLINNVQARIVRSGREARRGLVEQVSSAVRWTDSMETLNAQGVTRVTEVGPGKVLTGMMRRIGTEAVLSNVSGWEQVQSYE; this comes from the coding sequence ATGCTTGCTTTCTTATTTCCGGGCCAGGGCTCGCAGTCGCCGGGCATGGGCCGAGATGTGTTCCAGGAGGACGCTACTGCCCGCCGGACCTTCCAAGAGGCCGACGAGGCCCTGGGCATGGCGCTCAGCCGCCTCTGCTTTGAGGGACCCGAGGACCAGTTGCGTCTGACCGAGAACGCCCAGCCCGCCATTCTCACTGTATCGGTAGCCCTGCTGCGCATGCTGCACGAACGCGGACATCGTCCCGACATCGTGGCCGGCCACAGCCTGGGCGAGTACAGCGCGCTGGTGGCCGCCGGTTCGCTCTCCTTCGCCGATGCCGTAGGGGTGGTGCGGCGACGTGGACAGTTCATGCAGGAGGCCGTTCCGGTGGGCGTGGGTGCCATGGCCGCCGTCCTCAACCTGGAACTGGAGGCGCTGCGGGAAGTGTGCCGGGAGGCGGCTCAAGGCCAGGTGGTGGAGCCGGCCAACCTCAACACCCCCGATCAGATCGTCATCGCCGGCCACAGCGAGGCCGTAGATCGCGCCTGTTCCCTGGCCGCCGAGCGGGGGGCACGCCGGGCTTTGAAACTGCCCGTCAGCGCGCCCTTTCACTGCCGCCTCATGAAGCCGGCACAGGAACGGCTGGCACGGGTGCTGCAGGAGACGCCCATGGACGACCTGGAGATCCCCCTCATCAACAACGTGCAGGCCCGCATCGTGCGCAGCGGCCGGGAAGCCCGCCGGGGGCTGGTCGAACAGGTCTCCTCAGCGGTGCGCTGGACCGACTCGATGGAGACGCTCAATGCCCAAGGCGTCACCCGGGTGACCGAAGTGGGGCCCGGCAAGGTGCTGACGGGAATGATGCGGCGCATCGGCACCGAGGCCGTGTTGTCCAATGTCTCAGGATGGGAGCAGGTGCAAAGCTATGAGTGA
- the acpP gene encoding acyl carrier protein, with the protein MASVEDKVKEIIVEQLGVSDGDVKPEASFVDDLGADSLDTVELVMKFEEDFDIEIPDEDAEKIQTVKDAVDYIKEHQKD; encoded by the coding sequence ATGGCTTCTGTTGAAGATAAAGTCAAAGAGATCATTGTCGAGCAGTTAGGCGTCTCCGACGGCGACGTCAAGCCCGAAGCCAGCTTCGTGGATGACTTGGGCGCGGACTCGCTGGACACGGTCGAGTTGGTGATGAAGTTCGAAGAGGACTTCGACATCGAAATCCCCGACGAGGACGCCGAGAAGATCCAAACCGTCAAGGACGCCGTCGACTACATTAAGGAACACCAGAAAGATTAG
- the fabG gene encoding 3-oxoacyl-[acyl-carrier-protein] reductase codes for MSDLGGRIALVTGASRGIGRRIAQDLAADGAMVLAASRKQADVDALAEEIASQGGRAAGVALDVSDREQVKSALSTVLKEHGAVDILVNNAGITRDGLMLRMKDADWDAVLATNLTGAFAVTREVLAAMLRKRAGRIVNITSVVGQMGNPGQANYVSSKAGVIGFTKALAREVASRGITVNAVAPGFIATDMTAEVNEKAAQELKKQIPLGRIGTVEDVSSGVRFLVSDAAGYITGHVLNINGGLYM; via the coding sequence ATGAGTGATTTGGGAGGACGGATCGCGCTGGTGACTGGCGCTTCCCGCGGTATCGGACGCCGCATTGCGCAGGACTTGGCGGCCGATGGCGCCATGGTCCTGGCAGCCAGCCGCAAGCAAGCCGACGTGGACGCGCTGGCCGAGGAAATCGCCTCTCAGGGAGGCCGGGCCGCGGGAGTTGCGCTTGACGTCAGTGACCGTGAACAGGTAAAAAGCGCACTTTCAACGGTTCTCAAGGAGCACGGCGCCGTCGATATCCTGGTCAACAACGCCGGGATCACCCGTGACGGACTGATGCTGAGGATGAAGGACGCCGACTGGGATGCAGTTTTGGCCACCAATCTGACCGGCGCCTTTGCGGTGACCCGGGAAGTGCTGGCCGCCATGCTGCGCAAGCGGGCCGGACGCATCGTCAACATCACTTCGGTGGTGGGTCAGATGGGCAATCCGGGCCAGGCCAACTACGTGTCCAGCAAGGCTGGAGTCATCGGCTTCACCAAGGCGCTGGCGCGCGAAGTAGCCTCCCGCGGCATCACCGTCAACGCCGTGGCGCCCGGCTTCATCGCAACTGACATGACGGCGGAGGTCAACGAAAAGGCCGCCCAGGAATTGAAGAAACAGATCCCGCTGGGGCGGATCGGCACCGTGGAGGACGTCTCCTCGGGAGTGAGATTTCTAGTCTCTGACGCGGCTGGATATATCACGGGCCATGTGCTAAACATTAACGGCGGATTGTACATGTAG
- the rpmF gene encoding 50S ribosomal protein L32, with product MANPKRRHSRSRRGKRRAHDFLTPPSLSVCSNCGQPTLPHRVCMECGYYKGRQVIEVEEI from the coding sequence ATGGCGAATCCTAAACGACGACATTCCCGTTCCCGCCGCGGCAAGAGGCGGGCCCACGACTTTCTCACGCCGCCCAGCCTGTCGGTGTGCAGCAACTGCGGCCAGCCCACCCTCCCTCACCGGGTTTGCATGGAGTGCGGCTACTACAAGGGCCGTCAGGTCATCGAAGTCGAGGAGATCTAA
- the ybeY gene encoding rRNA maturation RNase YbeY, translating into MFNKQRGLSIDQRELQAFAGQLAQRLHVAGGFSLVLVSDRVMADYNQRHRGKEGPTDVLSFPDRREPWEGAEEPYLGDVVISLETARRRMPGNDLQREVRRLCLHGLLHLMGYDHERDNGEMEQLEVRLRKEFDLI; encoded by the coding sequence GTGTTCAATAAGCAGCGCGGCCTGAGCATCGACCAGCGTGAACTGCAAGCTTTCGCCGGCCAACTGGCGCAGCGGCTGCATGTTGCGGGCGGCTTCTCGCTGGTCCTGGTGAGCGACCGGGTGATGGCCGACTACAATCAGCGCCACCGGGGAAAAGAGGGGCCTACCGACGTTCTCTCCTTCCCCGACCGGCGCGAACCCTGGGAGGGGGCTGAAGAGCCTTACCTGGGCGATGTGGTCATCTCCCTGGAGACAGCCCGCCGCCGCATGCCGGGAAACGACCTGCAGCGGGAAGTGCGCAGGCTTTGCCTTCATGGGCTGCTCCATCTCATGGGCTACGATCATGAAAGGGACAATGGAGAGATGGAGCAGTTGGAAGTCCGCCTCAGAAAGGAGTTCGACCTTATTTGA
- the fabF gene encoding beta-ketoacyl-ACP synthase II — translation MSRRVVVTGVGLVSAVGVDTESTWQGLLQGRSGVATISHFDASDFPTRIAAEVKGFDPLLYVDRKNVKKMDPFILYAVAASSQALKCAGLEISDENADRVGTYIASGIGGFGTIEKEHEKFIKMGPRRISPFFIPAAIINLAAGQVSIIFGARGPNSATATACSASSHAVGDSFKLIQRGAADVMIAGGAEAAITPMGVGGFAAMKALSTRNEEPEKASRPFDGGRDGFVVGEGSGILILEALEHAQARGARILAEIVGYGMSGDAHHITAPPEDGSGALRVMSNALEDAGLDPSVVDYINAHGTSTPPNDRIETRAIKDLLGARAYDVPVSSTKSMTGHLLGAAGGLEGGITVLAIRDQTLPPTVNQEIPDPECDLDYVANEARKAEVRYALSNSFGFGGTNASLLFKRYEE, via the coding sequence TTGAGCAGACGTGTAGTGGTAACGGGGGTCGGACTGGTATCAGCCGTAGGTGTGGATACCGAGTCGACCTGGCAGGGCCTGTTGCAAGGCCGCAGCGGAGTGGCGACCATCAGCCATTTCGACGCTTCCGACTTTCCCACCCGCATCGCCGCCGAGGTCAAGGGCTTCGACCCTCTCCTCTACGTCGACCGCAAGAACGTCAAGAAGATGGACCCCTTCATCCTCTACGCGGTAGCCGCTTCCAGCCAGGCTCTCAAGTGTGCGGGGTTGGAGATCAGCGACGAGAACGCCGACCGCGTGGGGACCTACATCGCCTCCGGCATCGGCGGATTCGGCACCATCGAGAAAGAGCACGAGAAGTTCATCAAGATGGGCCCCCGGCGCATATCGCCCTTCTTCATCCCGGCCGCCATCATCAATCTGGCCGCCGGACAGGTTTCCATCATTTTCGGAGCCCGCGGACCCAATTCGGCCACCGCCACTGCCTGCTCGGCCTCCTCTCATGCCGTGGGCGATTCCTTCAAGCTGATCCAGAGGGGAGCCGCCGACGTCATGATCGCGGGGGGAGCCGAAGCCGCCATCACGCCCATGGGCGTGGGAGGCTTCGCCGCCATGAAGGCGCTTTCCACCCGCAACGAAGAACCCGAAAAGGCCAGCCGTCCCTTCGACGGCGGACGCGACGGCTTCGTGGTGGGCGAGGGCTCCGGCATCCTCATACTGGAGGCCCTGGAGCACGCCCAAGCCCGGGGAGCCCGCATTCTGGCCGAGATCGTGGGCTACGGTATGAGCGGCGACGCCCACCACATAACCGCTCCGCCCGAGGACGGATCAGGCGCCCTCCGCGTCATGAGCAATGCGCTGGAAGACGCCGGGCTGGACCCCTCGGTAGTCGACTACATCAATGCCCACGGCACCAGCACGCCGCCCAATGACCGCATCGAGACACGGGCCATCAAAGATCTGCTGGGCGCCAGAGCTTATGACGTGCCCGTCAGCTCCACCAAATCGATGACGGGACACCTGCTGGGGGCCGCCGGCGGACTGGAGGGAGGCATCACCGTACTGGCCATCCGCGACCAGACGCTGCCGCCCACCGTCAACCAAGAGATTCCCGACCCCGAGTGCGACCTCGACTACGTGGCCAACGAGGCCCGCAAAGCCGAAGTCCGCTACGCTCTCTCCAACTCCTTCGGATTCGGAGGCACCAACGCCTCGCTGCTCTTCAAGCGTTACGAAGAGTAG
- a CDS encoding SCO family protein: MTILKRTLPVLLALMTAALPLAAQDKHCHQASAPKAVAGGTAQQVSGLDIPDLRIYDQDGKSRRFYSELVEGKVVVMNFMFTTCTTICPPMGANFGKLQQRLGARLGHDVFLLSVSVDPAVDTPQRMKAWGAQFGRRPGWTLVTGPKSRIDEILKALKVFTPDKNDHASTVLLGNDPAGRWTRANGLAAPEQLIAIIDELAAETAQVEAGQ; the protein is encoded by the coding sequence ATGACTATCTTGAAACGAACCCTGCCGGTCCTGTTGGCCCTGATGACGGCGGCTCTGCCGCTGGCGGCACAGGACAAGCACTGTCACCAGGCTTCCGCGCCCAAAGCGGTAGCGGGAGGTACGGCCCAGCAGGTCTCGGGACTCGACATTCCCGATCTGCGCATCTACGACCAGGACGGCAAATCGCGCCGCTTCTACAGCGAATTGGTGGAAGGCAAGGTGGTGGTGATGAACTTCATGTTCACGACCTGCACCACCATCTGTCCGCCCATGGGCGCCAACTTCGGCAAGCTGCAGCAGCGCCTGGGAGCGCGGCTGGGACACGACGTCTTCCTGCTCTCGGTGTCGGTCGATCCGGCAGTGGACACGCCCCAGCGCATGAAGGCCTGGGGAGCCCAATTCGGACGCCGGCCCGGCTGGACGCTGGTCACCGGTCCCAAGTCGCGCATCGACGAGATTCTCAAGGCCCTCAAGGTCTTCACTCCCGACAAGAACGACCACGCTTCCACCGTGCTGCTGGGCAACGACCCGGCCGGGCGCTGGACGCGCGCCAACGGACTGGCCGCCCCCGAGCAACTGATTGCCATCATCGACGAACTGGCCGCTGAAACGGCCCAGGTGGAGGCGGGACAATGA
- a CDS encoding HDIG domain-containing protein: MSKKTPQSSSARKRAGSKEGWLRRLRIRFRPLSARDLALGLATAAFLTFLLAGFEFQRLPDYQAGDIADRTIKALHDFTVEDTLATAEKRQRAARNVSVVFDLDLRVNERLAEELRNGFQRGREILRKAEEERSSVPAQKRLLLQRLKRELPAFDQGAAIEVLMTHGFDPDLQQAMAALLKEALAYPGVVLTRDLLQRYQDRGILLMNSVTSQTRPLKDLAQVQDLQEARKALGQQQSGLKGLDPRQRGELLDLLRSWLVPNLIFNETATRLAETAAQMEVAPVLMQVKKGRAIVRAGDEVTPQAGMLLSALQQSKDPLRQAARVIGIFILVAFFQMALWRYLEMPERRLKPQVGYFLLVNLVMAGTALLTKVMLGVADLVAAGIRLPQLQDPVMLHLLVPFALGAFLLVLLVSVNITLIYSMIFSVLVALMTGDPRTFVYSLAGCLAAAYVLHNYRQRAALVKAGFVIGCVNALTAVALQLYVGTLDGTTLLWAAGLGLAGGLLAATAASLLLPLLEQLFGITTDIRLLELSNLNTPILRRLAVEAPGTYHHSIIVGTLAEEAAEAVDANSLLTRVGAYYHDIGKLSKPEYYVENQIYCGNKHESLTPSMSSLILANHVKEGLALADEIKLAGEVRDLIPQHHGTRLMSFFYRKAVEEAGGDETQVTEETFRYPGPKPQSKEAAILMTADQVEAAARTLQDPSGGQVRGMIRRIIRSDIEDGQFDECDITVRELSRVASAYERVILRMHHQRIEYPGYEFSKDSGKQPPLASPRVQ; encoded by the coding sequence ATGTCTAAGAAGACTCCCCAATCAAGCAGCGCCCGCAAGAGGGCCGGAAGCAAGGAAGGATGGCTGCGGCGCCTGCGGATCCGATTCCGTCCGCTCTCAGCCCGCGATCTGGCGCTGGGACTGGCCACCGCCGCCTTCTTGACCTTCCTGCTGGCCGGCTTCGAATTTCAGCGGCTGCCCGACTATCAAGCCGGGGACATCGCCGACCGCACCATCAAGGCCCTCCATGACTTCACCGTCGAGGACACCTTGGCCACGGCTGAAAAGCGCCAAAGGGCGGCCCGCAACGTTTCCGTCGTCTTCGACCTGGACCTTCGAGTCAACGAGCGTCTGGCTGAGGAACTGCGAAACGGCTTTCAGCGCGGCCGCGAGATTCTGCGCAAAGCAGAGGAGGAACGTTCCTCCGTCCCCGCCCAAAAGCGCCTGCTTCTTCAACGGCTCAAGCGCGAGCTTCCGGCCTTCGACCAGGGCGCAGCCATCGAAGTGCTGATGACCCACGGCTTTGATCCGGACCTGCAGCAAGCCATGGCCGCCCTGCTTAAAGAGGCCCTGGCTTACCCTGGGGTGGTACTGACGCGCGACCTTCTGCAGCGCTATCAGGACCGCGGCATTCTGCTCATGAACTCGGTCACCAGCCAGACCCGCCCCCTCAAGGACCTGGCCCAGGTGCAAGACCTGCAAGAGGCGCGGAAGGCCCTTGGGCAGCAGCAATCCGGTCTGAAAGGACTCGATCCGCGGCAGCGCGGCGAGTTGCTCGACTTGCTGCGCTCCTGGCTGGTGCCCAACCTGATCTTCAACGAGACCGCCACCCGCCTGGCCGAAACAGCGGCCCAGATGGAGGTGGCTCCCGTCCTCATGCAGGTCAAGAAGGGCCGCGCCATCGTGCGGGCCGGCGACGAGGTCACGCCCCAGGCCGGAATGCTCTTATCGGCTTTGCAACAAAGCAAGGACCCGCTCAGACAAGCGGCTCGAGTGATCGGGATCTTCATTCTGGTGGCCTTTTTCCAGATGGCCCTGTGGCGCTATCTGGAGATGCCGGAACGCCGCCTCAAGCCGCAAGTCGGCTACTTCTTGCTGGTCAACCTAGTGATGGCCGGAACAGCCCTGCTCACCAAGGTGATGCTGGGAGTGGCCGACCTGGTTGCGGCGGGAATCCGCCTGCCCCAACTGCAAGATCCGGTCATGCTGCACCTGCTGGTGCCTTTCGCGCTGGGAGCTTTCCTGCTGGTGTTGCTGGTGAGCGTCAACATCACCCTTATCTACTCCATGATCTTCTCGGTGCTGGTGGCGTTGATGACGGGCGACCCGCGCACTTTCGTCTATTCGCTGGCCGGATGCCTGGCCGCGGCCTACGTCCTTCACAACTACCGCCAGCGGGCGGCGCTGGTGAAGGCGGGATTCGTCATCGGATGCGTCAACGCCCTGACGGCCGTGGCCCTGCAGCTCTACGTCGGGACACTCGACGGCACCACCTTGCTGTGGGCCGCCGGACTGGGCCTGGCGGGAGGACTGCTGGCGGCCACGGCGGCTTCCCTGCTGCTGCCCCTGCTGGAGCAACTGTTCGGCATCACCACCGACATCCGCCTGCTGGAGCTGTCGAATCTGAACACCCCCATTCTGCGGCGCCTGGCCGTGGAGGCGCCGGGGACCTATCACCACAGCATCATCGTCGGCACATTGGCCGAAGAAGCGGCTGAAGCCGTGGACGCCAATTCCCTCCTCACCCGGGTGGGCGCCTACTATCACGACATCGGCAAGCTCTCCAAGCCCGAGTACTACGTCGAGAACCAGATCTACTGCGGCAACAAGCACGAGTCGCTGACGCCCTCGATGTCGAGCCTGATCCTGGCAAACCACGTCAAGGAAGGGCTGGCCCTGGCTGATGAAATCAAACTGGCCGGCGAGGTGCGCGACCTCATCCCCCAGCATCACGGCACCCGCCTGATGTCGTTTTTCTACCGCAAGGCTGTGGAAGAAGCGGGCGGAGACGAGACTCAGGTGACGGAAGAGACCTTTCGTTATCCCGGACCCAAACCCCAGAGCAAAGAGGCCGCCATCCTGATGACGGCCGACCAGGTGGAAGCCGCCGCCCGCACCTTGCAGGACCCCTCAGGCGGACAGGTGCGCGGCATGATCCGCCGCATCATCCGCTCAGACATCGAGGACGGGCAGTTCGACGAATGCGACATCACCGTGCGCGAGCTGAGCCGGGTAGCCTCGGCCTACGAGCGTGTCATCTTGAGGATGCATCATCAGAGAATCGAGTATCCTGGATATGAGTTCAGCAAAGACTCCGGCAAGCAGCCTCCGCTGGCCAGTCCACGTGTTCAATAA
- a CDS encoding DUF177 domain-containing protein has protein sequence MWIELAEIRETGKPLHLRRELTGPDLDLDPSECTLSQPAVVEATVRLLDDIARIKGRVEGRLNLPCCRCLEPVPLEVDKSFQVEYCPDPELAEEGEEFELEYEDLETGFYRGDKIDLAGLVNEQLLLEVPMKPICRPDCKGLCPQCGANWNEESCECSQESLDPRLAVLAKLKERMK, from the coding sequence ATGTGGATCGAACTGGCTGAAATCAGGGAGACGGGCAAGCCGCTGCATTTGCGGCGCGAACTCACGGGGCCGGACCTCGATCTCGATCCCTCGGAGTGCACCCTGAGCCAGCCGGCTGTTGTAGAAGCCACGGTCCGCCTGCTCGACGACATCGCCCGCATCAAGGGCCGCGTCGAGGGCCGACTGAATCTTCCCTGCTGCCGTTGCCTGGAGCCGGTTCCTCTGGAAGTCGACAAATCCTTCCAGGTGGAGTACTGTCCAGATCCGGAATTGGCGGAAGAGGGCGAAGAGTTCGAGTTGGAGTACGAAGACTTGGAGACGGGGTTCTACCGAGGCGACAAGATCGACCTGGCCGGATTGGTCAACGAACAGCTCTTGCTGGAGGTGCCCATGAAGCCGATCTGCCGTCCTGACTGCAAGGGGTTGTGCCCCCAATGCGGGGCCAACTGGAACGAGGAGAGTTGCGAGTGCAGCCAGGAGTCGCTGGATCCCCGCCTGGCCGTTCTGGCCAAACTCAAGGAACGCATGAAGTAA